The Paenibacillus sp. FSL H7-0357 nucleotide sequence CTGAAGACGGATATATCGGATTTGAAAATAATCATCAGCGATCCGGAGGGCAAAACAGAAAATATTGATGCCGCGTCGGTCAAGGACAAGAAGGACAGCTTCTGGTTCAAATCCGCTGAGTTCTCCAGCACCTTTAGTGCAAAGGGAAACTATAAGATCCAGGTGTATCTGAAGGATACTACTTCCAAGGAATGGGCGGTTGTTTCTGAAATCCAAATCTCTACAATCTAAACGAAACGTACGGATATCAAGAAATTTCCGGTTCCGCGAACGGCCAAGCTCTCCCGAGATCGTATTGCGATGCCGGCAGGGCTTTCTCTTTGCCAAAATTGGGGATGGGCTCTATACTAAGCTTACATGAATGTGCCGAAAGGAGCGGGAATAATGACAAAAACGCGAAACAGCGGAGCTCTTCAATATAAATCGTTTGGACTGGTATTGCAGGCGCTTGTGATCCTGGCGAAAAAGGGCGACACCTGTTCAAGCTGCGAGATCGCCGAGCTTCTCTCGTCGGAGGCAACGCTGTTGAGACGCACGATGGCGAAGCTGACCAGAGAGCATATCCTGGTGACCCGGGAAGGCAGGGATGGCGGATATTTGCTGAACCGTGCCCCGGAGGAGCTGACGCTCGCGGAAATATACCTGGCGCTGGAAGTGGGGGAATCCCGCAATAAAGCGGTAAAAGATACGATGTGCATCAATGCTTTTGGAGAGCAGATGAAGGCGGCCTGCGGAGATGTTTTGGAGGAAATGGATCGCAGTGTGCTTGGCGTGCTGGAGCAGTACACGCTTGCCGATATGGTGCGCAAAGCAGGTTGTTGACAGGATTCATTTATTTGAATTATACTGTGCATATTAAAATACAGTTAAACGCATCATGATGAGTTGCCGCAGGGAGAGTATATTTTTTTTGCTTTTAACTGTGTGTTAATAAACACAGAATATAAACCGGATTAGGAAGAGGAGGAGTAGTGTGATGTCAACGGAATTGAAAACGGAAGTGGAATTTAACAAGGTGATCCGCGAACGGCATTCGGTGCGCAAATATGATCCATCCTGGAAGATTTCCGAGGAGGAGATCAAGGAGATTCTAGGAGAGGCGGTTCTGGCACCGTCCTCCTCCAATCTGCAGCCATGGCGGTTCATCGTCATTACGGATCAGGAGCTGAAGGCACAGCTGTTGCCTATCGCCAACAACCAGCAGCAGACGGTAGAAGCTTCTGCCGTTATCGCCGTGCTTGGCGATTCCGAGGCATACCGCAATGCAGAAGCTATTTACGAGTACGCAGAGGCTGCCGGATATGTGACTCCGGAAGTGGGAGCTGCCATGGCGAAGAGAAGCCGGGATGGATATTCCAGCATGCCGGTTGAGGTGCTGAATAACATCGCGCGTGTTGACGGCGGCCTGGTATCCATGCAGCTTATGCTTGCAGCCAAAGCGAAAGGTTATGACACTGTGCCTATGGGCGGCTTCAACCCTGATGGCTTCAGAGAGCTGTTCCAGATCCCTGAGCGTTATATAACAGTGATGC carries:
- a CDS encoding RrF2 family transcriptional regulator encodes the protein MTKTRNSGALQYKSFGLVLQALVILAKKGDTCSSCEIAELLSSEATLLRRTMAKLTREHILVTREGRDGGYLLNRAPEELTLAEIYLALEVGESRNKAVKDTMCINAFGEQMKAACGDVLEEMDRSVLGVLEQYTLADMVRKAGC
- a CDS encoding nitroreductase family protein codes for the protein MSTELKTEVEFNKVIRERHSVRKYDPSWKISEEEIKEILGEAVLAPSSSNLQPWRFIVITDQELKAQLLPIANNQQQTVEASAVIAVLGDSEAYRNAEAIYEYAEAAGYVTPEVGAAMAKRSRDGYSSMPVEVLNNIARVDGGLVSMQLMLAAKAKGYDTVPMGGFNPDGFRELFQIPERYITVMLIALGKAAVEGRPTVRLPLEQVTHWNGFQG